The following are from one region of the Sorghum bicolor cultivar BTx623 chromosome 2, Sorghum_bicolor_NCBIv3, whole genome shotgun sequence genome:
- the LOC8055593 gene encoding L-ascorbate oxidase: protein MGWQPRLLCCLFLSLSLAAAARAAATVHQEWEISYQFKSPDCVRKLAVTINGQTPGPTIRATQGDTVVVTVRNSLLTENVAIHWHGIRQIGTPWADGTEGVTQCPILPGDTFNYTFVVDRPGTYMYHAHYGMQRSAGLNGMIVVNSARGGPDGEPFTYDGEHDVLLNDWWHKSTYEEATGLASVPIIWVGEPQSLLINGRGRWFSCSRMAAGACNATLPECAAPVFAVVPGKTYRFRIASVTSLSALNFEIEGHNMTVVEADGHYVKPFVVKNLNIYSGETYSVTITADQDPNRNYWVASNVISREPGTPTGTAILSYYSGRSSPRKPPPTTPPTGPAWNDTTYRFRQSVATVAHPAHVQPPPPRADRTILLLNTQNKIDGRIKWALNNVSFTLPHTPYLVAMKSGLLGAFDQRPPPETYAHQGYDVYAPPPNPAATVSDGLYRLQFGSVVDVVLQNANMLAANKSETHPWHLHGHDFWVLGYGIGRFDPAVHPASYNLKDPILKNTVAVHPYGWTALRFKADNPGVWAFHCHIESHFFMGMGIVFEEGVERVAQLPQEIMGCGKTKGGH, encoded by the exons ATGGGCTGGCAACCCCGGCTCCTCTGCTGCCTCTTCCTGTCCCTGTCGCTGGCAGcggccgcgcgcgccgccgccactgTTCACCAGGAGTGGGAGATCAGCTACCAGTTCAAGAGCCCCGACTGCGTGCGCAAGCTCGCGGTGACCATCAACGGGCAGACGCCCGGGCCGACCATCCGCGCAACGCAGGGCGACACCGTCGTGGTCACTGTCAGGAACTCGCTGCTGACGGAGAACGTTGCCATCCACTGGCATGGCATCCGGCAGATCGGCACGCCGTGGGCGGACGGCACGGAGGGGGTGACGCAGTGCCCGATCCTCCCCGGGGACaccttcaactacaccttcgtcGTCGACCGCCCGGGCACCTACATGTACCACGCGCACTACGGGATGCAGCGCTCGGCGGGGCTCAATGGCATGATCGTCGTGAACTCAGCGCGCGGCGGGCCGGACGGCGAGCCGTTCACGTACGACGGCGAGCACGACGTGCTGCTCAACGACTGGTGGCACAAGAGCACCTACGAGGAGGCCACGGGCCTCGCGTCCGTGCCGATCATCTGGGTCGGGGAGCCGCAGTCGCTGCTCATCAACGGCCGCGGCAGGTGGTTCAGCTGCTCCAGGATGGCGGCTGGGGCATGCAACGCCACCCTCCCGGAGTGCGCCGCGCCGGTGTTCGCCGTCGTGCCTGGCAAGACCTACAGGTTCCGCATTGCCAGCGTCACGTCGCTGTCCGCGCTCAACTTTGAGATCGAG GGCCATAATATGACGGTGGTGGAAGCCGACGGCCACTATGTGAAGCCATTCGTGGTGAAGAACCTCAACATCTACTCCGGCGAGACCTACTCCGTGACCATCACGGCCGACCAGGATCCCAACCGCAACTATTGGGTCGCTTCTAACGTCATCAGCCGCGAGCCTGGCACCCCCACCGGCACCGCCATTCTCAGCTACTACAGCGGCCGCAGCAGCCCgcggaagccgccgccgaccacGCCTCCCACGGGTCCGGCCTGGAACGACACCACGTACCGGTTCCGGCAGAGCGTGGCGACGGTGGCGCACCCGGCGCACGTccagccaccgccgccgcgcgccgacCGCACCATCCTCCTGCTCAACACGCAGAACAAGATCGACGGGCGCATCAAGTGGGCGCTCAACAACGTCTCCTTCACGCTGCCGCACACGCCCTACCTGGTGGCCATGAAGAGCGGCCTCCTCGGCGCCTTCGACCAGCGGCCGCCGCCGGAGACGTACGCGCACCAGGGGTACGATGTATACGCTCCGCCGCCCAACCCCGCCGCGACGGTCAGCGACGGGCTGTACCGGCTGCAGTTCGGCTCCGTCGTCGACGTGGTGCTGCAGAACGCCAACATGCTGGCGGCCAACAAGAGCGAGACGCACCCTTGGCACCTGCACGGGCATGATTTCTGGGTGCTGGGCTATGGCATCGGCCGCTTCGACCCGGCGGTGCACCCGGCGTCGTACAATCTGAAGGACCCGATACTGAAGAACACGGTGGCGGTGCATCCGTATGGGTGGACGGCGCTGCGGTTCAAGGCTGACAACCCCGGCGTGTGGGCGTTCCATTGCCACATCGAGTCTCATTTCTTCATGGGAATGGGCATCGTCTTCGAGGAAGGCGTTGAGCGCGTCGCTCAGCTGCCGCAAGAGATCATGGGGTGCGGGAAGACCAAGGGCGGCCACTAG